The following coding sequences lie in one Notolabrus celidotus isolate fNotCel1 chromosome 6, fNotCel1.pri, whole genome shotgun sequence genomic window:
- the LOC117814584 gene encoding leptin-like isoform X2 — protein MHYTLALLFSLLQLLTVCTAAPLSVEVVKMKSKVKWMAEQLVVRLNKDFQVPDGLTIDQTAYDLNGPASIVTILEGYNSLISDSFDGVSQVKFEISSLAGYLDHWRQGHCSVQPSKPSLPERLQELQSRKEFIHTVSMEALMRVKEFLSLLLKNLDHLETC, from the exons ATGCACTACACTCTGGCTCTTCTGTTTTCTCTACTGCAACTCCTGACTGTGTGTACGGCTGCTCCTCTGTCAGTAGAGGTGGTGAAGATGAAGTCAAAAGTGAAATGGATGGCTGAACAGCTGGTGGTCAGACTGAACAAAGACTTTCAG GTCCCTGATGGCCTGACCATCGATCAGACTGCTTATGACCTGAATGGACCAGCCTCTATAGTGACCATCTTGGAGGGCTATAACAGTCTGATCTCAGACAGCTTTGATGGAGTCTCCCAGGTCAAATTTGAAATCTCTTCACTGGCAGGTTACCTCGACCACTGGAGGCAGGGACACTGTAGCGTGCAGCCATCAAAGCCTTCACTACCCGAACGTCTACAAGAGCTGCAGAGTCGTAAGGAGTTCATTCACACAGTGAGCATGGAGGCTCTCATGAGAGTGAAGGAGTTTCTCAGTTTGCTGCTGAAGAATCTGGACCATCTTGAGACTTGCTAA
- the LOC117814584 gene encoding leptin-like isoform X1 has translation MDSCYLKEGKANNVNLSSSLKDTSQNYLHLQNTTNMHYTLALLFSLLQLLTVCTAAPLSVEVVKMKSKVKWMAEQLVVRLNKDFQVPDGLTIDQTAYDLNGPASIVTILEGYNSLISDSFDGVSQVKFEISSLAGYLDHWRQGHCSVQPSKPSLPERLQELQSRKEFIHTVSMEALMRVKEFLSLLLKNLDHLETC, from the exons ATGGATTCCTGCTatttaaaagaaggaaaagcTAATAATGTcaatctttcttcttctcttaagGACACCAGCCAGAATTATTTACACCTGCAAAACACTACAAACATGCACTACACTCTGGCTCTTCTGTTTTCTCTACTGCAACTCCTGACTGTGTGTACGGCTGCTCCTCTGTCAGTAGAGGTGGTGAAGATGAAGTCAAAAGTGAAATGGATGGCTGAACAGCTGGTGGTCAGACTGAACAAAGACTTTCAG GTCCCTGATGGCCTGACCATCGATCAGACTGCTTATGACCTGAATGGACCAGCCTCTATAGTGACCATCTTGGAGGGCTATAACAGTCTGATCTCAGACAGCTTTGATGGAGTCTCCCAGGTCAAATTTGAAATCTCTTCACTGGCAGGTTACCTCGACCACTGGAGGCAGGGACACTGTAGCGTGCAGCCATCAAAGCCTTCACTACCCGAACGTCTACAAGAGCTGCAGAGTCGTAAGGAGTTCATTCACACAGTGAGCATGGAGGCTCTCATGAGAGTGAAGGAGTTTCTCAGTTTGCTGCTGAAGAATCTGGACCATCTTGAGACTTGCTAA